One Calditrichota bacterium genomic region harbors:
- a CDS encoding TraR/DksA family transcriptional regulator, with product MDKKQLEKIRELLLDRQRELLSDAGASVEDIDQLQSAPAADWVDRVTVDSAVSSMIARESGLAKELEDIKDALIKIEKGTYGICERCGQEINQERLEAIPTARLCRECQQQEEKNMRRGEDFRGAGNIPKEVFEWYE from the coding sequence ATGGATAAAAAGCAGCTTGAAAAAATTCGCGAACTTCTGCTGGATCGCCAACGTGAATTACTGAGCGATGCAGGCGCAAGTGTGGAGGACATCGATCAATTGCAGAGCGCCCCGGCTGCCGATTGGGTCGATCGCGTGACGGTAGACAGTGCGGTTTCCTCAATGATTGCACGGGAAAGCGGCTTGGCCAAGGAATTGGAAGATATTAAAGATGCGCTGATCAAGATTGAAAAAGGCACATACGGCATCTGTGAACGATGTGGCCAGGAAATTAATCAGGAACGCCTGGAAGCGATTCCAACCGCGCGATTGTGCCGGGAATGCCAGCAACAGGAAGAAAAGAATATGCGCCGGGGAGAAGATTTCAGAGGGGCGGGCAACATTCCGAAAGAGGTCTTTGAATGGTACGAATGA
- the lon gene encoding endopeptidase La, producing MSVDRFDEETTPLEERLDEEAISEIKDEDEIEQIKIPREIPILPLRDTVIYPFMVSPLFVARPKSIQLIEDVLNQDRILGLVAQKKAEIEDPKPSDLFDYGTAATILKMLKLPDGSMRILVQGMSRIQIVDYLQMTPYFKARVRPLHDVIEESLELEALAKNVTIQFQKIVSLVPHLPDELQIAVMNIHDPGKLADLVASNLNLSLEEKQEILELIDVKRRLEKLTVFINRELEVLEIGNKIQSKVQSELSKNQREYFLRQQLEAIKKELGEEDERTMEIKELREKIKKAKMPKEAEKEAMRELDRLAKMPPGAAEYTVARTYLDWLIAIPWAKSTRDNLDIAKARKVLDEDHYDLEKIKERILEYLAVRKLKSDMKGPILCFVGPPGVGKTSLGRSIARALGRKFVRISLGGVRDEAEIRGHRRTYIGALPGRIIQGIRNAGSNNPVFMLDEVDKLGMDFRGDPSSALLEVLDPEQNNTFVDHYLDVPFDLSKVMFITTANLLDPIPSALRDRMEVLELPGYIEEEKLLIAQKYLIPRQIKAHGLRKTQLKIEDDAVLRIVREYTKEAGLRNLEREIANICRRVAMWIVEEKTQKEVVTAKRIPEFLGPPRFFFDVAERIQEPGVATGLAWTPVGGDILFIEASKMKGSKGLLLTGQLGDVMKESAQAALSYIRAHARDYGLKEDFFEKVDIHIHVPAGAIPKDGPSAGVTIATALLSLLTDTPVRNDLAMTGEITLRGKVLPVGGIKEKVLAAKRAGISTIILPEKNKKDLEEIPEQARKQMTFHFVNNLNEVFELALREEKWKRKAAAKNQKKQSTLKKAEVQG from the coding sequence ATGAGTGTTGATAGATTTGATGAAGAAACAACTCCCCTTGAAGAGCGGCTGGATGAAGAAGCCATTTCCGAAATAAAAGATGAAGATGAAATTGAGCAAATAAAAATTCCAAGAGAAATTCCTATTTTGCCTCTTCGGGACACGGTTATTTATCCCTTCATGGTTTCCCCTCTTTTTGTGGCCCGTCCCAAATCCATTCAATTGATTGAAGATGTCCTGAACCAGGATCGCATTTTGGGATTGGTGGCACAAAAGAAAGCCGAAATTGAAGATCCGAAACCCTCGGACTTGTTTGATTACGGAACGGCTGCTACCATACTGAAAATGTTGAAACTGCCGGACGGCTCCATGCGAATCCTGGTACAGGGAATGAGCCGGATTCAGATTGTCGACTATTTACAGATGACCCCCTATTTCAAGGCCCGTGTCCGGCCCCTGCATGACGTGATTGAAGAAAGCCTGGAGCTGGAAGCGCTGGCAAAGAATGTGACCATTCAATTCCAAAAGATCGTTTCGCTGGTTCCTCACCTTCCCGATGAGCTTCAAATTGCCGTCATGAATATTCATGATCCCGGGAAACTGGCCGATTTGGTTGCCTCCAATCTTAATTTGAGTCTTGAAGAAAAACAGGAAATCCTGGAGCTCATCGATGTAAAACGCCGTCTGGAAAAACTCACGGTGTTCATCAATCGGGAATTGGAAGTTCTGGAGATTGGAAATAAGATTCAGAGCAAAGTACAGTCGGAGCTGAGCAAAAATCAGCGGGAATATTTCCTCCGTCAGCAACTGGAAGCCATCAAAAAAGAGCTGGGTGAGGAAGATGAGCGCACCATGGAAATCAAGGAGCTTCGGGAGAAAATAAAAAAGGCCAAAATGCCGAAAGAGGCCGAAAAAGAAGCCATGCGGGAATTGGATCGTCTGGCTAAAATGCCGCCCGGAGCCGCCGAATACACCGTTGCCCGCACGTATCTGGATTGGCTGATTGCCATCCCCTGGGCAAAATCGACGCGGGACAACCTGGATATTGCCAAAGCCCGAAAAGTACTGGATGAGGATCACTATGATCTGGAAAAAATAAAGGAACGCATCCTCGAATATCTGGCCGTGCGGAAGTTAAAATCGGATATGAAAGGGCCTATTCTTTGTTTTGTGGGCCCTCCGGGTGTCGGCAAAACCTCGCTTGGGCGCTCTATCGCCCGGGCATTGGGGCGGAAATTTGTGCGAATCTCTTTGGGCGGAGTGCGTGATGAGGCGGAAATACGCGGCCACCGACGGACCTACATCGGGGCTTTGCCCGGCCGAATCATTCAGGGGATTCGAAATGCCGGTTCGAACAATCCCGTGTTTATGCTGGATGAGGTGGATAAATTGGGCATGGATTTCAGGGGAGATCCCTCCTCTGCCCTGCTTGAGGTTCTGGATCCGGAGCAAAACAACACCTTTGTGGATCACTATCTGGACGTGCCGTTCGATTTGAGCAAAGTCATGTTTATCACAACGGCCAATTTACTGGATCCGATTCCTTCGGCTCTGCGCGACCGGATGGAAGTGCTGGAGCTGCCCGGCTACATTGAAGAAGAGAAACTCCTGATTGCCCAAAAATATTTGATTCCGCGACAAATAAAAGCCCATGGCCTTCGGAAAACGCAATTGAAAATTGAAGACGACGCCGTTTTACGAATCGTGCGCGAGTACACCAAAGAGGCCGGTCTTCGGAATCTGGAGCGCGAAATCGCCAATATTTGTCGTCGGGTGGCCATGTGGATTGTGGAGGAAAAGACCCAAAAAGAGGTGGTTACCGCAAAGCGCATTCCCGAGTTTCTGGGGCCTCCGCGCTTTTTCTTCGATGTGGCCGAACGCATTCAGGAACCCGGTGTGGCCACCGGACTGGCCTGGACGCCGGTGGGCGGCGATATTCTGTTCATTGAAGCGTCAAAAATGAAAGGGAGCAAAGGGCTTCTTTTAACCGGACAGCTGGGTGACGTGATGAAGGAATCCGCTCAGGCAGCCCTTTCTTACATTCGGGCCCACGCGCGGGACTACGGTCTTAAAGAGGATTTTTTCGAAAAGGTTGATATTCACATCCATGTCCCGGCAGGTGCTATTCCCAAAGACGGGCCTTCGGCCGGTGTAACCATTGCCACGGCGCTGCTTTCGCTTCTGACCGATACACCGGTACGGAATGATCTGGCCATGACCGGGGAAATTACCCTGCGGGGGAAAGTTCTTCCCGTAGGCGGGATTAAGGAAAAGGTTTTGGCCGCCAAACGAGCGGGTATCAGCACCATTATTCTTCCGGAAAAGAATAAAAAGGATCTTGAGGAAATTCCCGAGCAAGCCCGCAAGCAGATGACCTTTCACTTTGTTAATAATTTGAATGAGGTCTTTGAGTTGGCGCTTCGGGAGGAGAAATGGAAGAGAAAAGCCGCCGCAAAGAATCAAAAAAAACAGAGTACGCTGAAAAAAGCTGAGGTCCAGGGGTAA
- a CDS encoding S8 family peptidase yields MIKYIRCKEDLSLEELEEKLKPQGIKVLKRMKLTGLYKVDVPETVTTEALLKPPAPGITVLEVYDDFPVKALLDKAIPKVRANLVWEQGEKGEGMTIGICDTGLDVNHPDVKGRVSATKDFSGEGDYDGNGHGTHVATIAMGNGHASDGKYTGAAPEARVVMAKGLKSDGTGMASDIADGIEWLVDEGVDAVSLSLGGKAQPGVRDILQQTVDAVVDSGIPVFCAAGNEGPAYKTISTPGVSPKVITVGASDDSDHVADFSSRGPTYEGLKKPDIVAPGVNIIAGRAKGTALGHVINEYYTELSGTSMATPLAAGCGLLIKQKYPDITPAELKARLKEYAVNLHTNDENIEGKGRLDVYAAITQTQPPPSPVEPTPEEPGCFLSRLFAKSPAVIMAFRAFRDSVLAGNAPGRFAIDSYYRLNGMLLNGQKTHHLNATG; encoded by the coding sequence ATGATTAAGTATATCCGATGCAAGGAAGACCTTTCATTGGAAGAATTGGAAGAAAAGCTGAAACCTCAGGGAATTAAAGTTCTGAAACGGATGAAATTAACGGGTCTGTACAAAGTGGATGTTCCTGAAACGGTAACCACGGAAGCTCTGCTGAAGCCGCCGGCACCGGGGATCACCGTGCTGGAGGTGTACGATGATTTTCCGGTGAAAGCGCTCCTGGACAAGGCAATTCCCAAGGTTCGGGCCAATCTGGTTTGGGAACAGGGGGAAAAGGGGGAAGGAATGACCATCGGAATTTGCGATACGGGACTGGATGTGAATCATCCCGACGTAAAGGGACGTGTTTCTGCAACAAAGGATTTTTCCGGCGAAGGCGACTACGACGGCAACGGTCACGGAACTCACGTGGCGACAATTGCCATGGGTAATGGTCACGCATCCGACGGGAAGTACACCGGGGCTGCTCCGGAAGCACGAGTCGTAATGGCAAAAGGACTGAAAAGCGACGGGACGGGAATGGCCAGCGATATTGCCGACGGAATTGAATGGCTTGTAGATGAGGGTGTGGACGCCGTTTCTCTGAGTCTGGGCGGAAAAGCCCAGCCGGGAGTCCGGGATATTTTACAGCAAACAGTGGACGCCGTAGTGGATTCCGGAATCCCTGTTTTTTGTGCGGCAGGAAATGAGGGGCCGGCGTACAAAACCATTTCCACGCCGGGCGTGTCCCCCAAAGTCATTACCGTAGGTGCCTCAGATGATTCCGACCATGTGGCCGATTTCAGTTCCAGAGGACCCACCTATGAGGGTCTGAAAAAGCCGGACATTGTTGCTCCCGGTGTCAATATCATCGCCGGGCGCGCCAAGGGGACGGCATTGGGGCACGTCATCAACGAATATTACACGGAGCTTTCAGGAACCAGTATGGCCACCCCGCTTGCGGCAGGCTGCGGATTGCTGATCAAACAAAAATATCCGGACATCACACCAGCCGAGCTTAAGGCTCGGCTGAAAGAGTACGCGGTCAATCTTCACACCAACGATGAAAACATTGAAGGCAAGGGGCGCCTTGACGTTTACGCGGCCATTACACAAACGCAGCCGCCTCCCTCGCCGGTAGAGCCTACACCCGAGGAACCCGGATGTTTTTTATCCCGGCTGTTCGCGAAAAGTCCCGCCGTGATAATGGCTTTCCGGGCATTCCGCGATTCGGTTTTGGCAGGAAATGCTCCGGGGCGTTTTGCGATCGATTCGTACTATCGGTTGAATGGCATGCTTTTAAATGGGCAAAAAACACATCATTTGAATGCAACGGGGTAA
- a CDS encoding Hsp20/alpha crystallin family protein, whose product MPFKDTTFRYFQSETNKMDKEVERLLKDFFVSKNPLLMMSKSGWTPHIDVYETRDAYIIKVEIAGVSPEDVRLQLDNRTITIRGYRMDEVPEEREHFHLMEISYGKFSRSIELPQELDGEHVKAVYNKGILKIVVPKSDSKMQGPVHVPIED is encoded by the coding sequence ATGCCTTTCAAAGATACAACGTTCAGATATTTTCAGAGCGAAACGAATAAAATGGACAAAGAGGTTGAACGACTTTTAAAAGACTTCTTCGTCTCAAAAAATCCGCTGCTGATGATGTCCAAATCGGGTTGGACACCTCACATCGATGTGTATGAAACCCGGGATGCCTATATTATTAAAGTGGAAATAGCCGGCGTTTCGCCTGAAGATGTTCGGCTTCAATTGGACAATCGGACAATAACCATTCGTGGATATCGAATGGATGAAGTTCCGGAGGAAAGAGAGCACTTCCATTTAATGGAGATTAGTTACGGGAAATTCTCGCGTAGTATTGAATTACCTCAGGAATTGGATGGTGAGCATGTGAAGGCGGTATACAACAAAGGGATTCTAAAGATCGTGGTACCAAAATCAGATTCGAAAATGCAGGGCCCCGTGCACGTTCCCATTGAAGACTAA
- a CDS encoding class I SAM-dependent rRNA methyltransferase, with protein MSSFARVILKRGAEKRILAGHVWIFESLLLKTKGPLKDGDIVEVESYRGDFLGRGYFNHHSNIVVRLLTRKREPIDFEFFKNRIHRAFQRRHPLLQATNAYRVIFSEADFLPGLIIDRYGDIFVLQILTLGIERFRNEIVDVLVQLFQPAGIFERSDARQRTFEGLPLLKQDVWGSVPERVEFLENGLTFFADVREGQKTGFFLDQRDNRLLVRQISARARVLDCFSYSGGFSVSAAKGGAREVIAVDISETAIEQARENARRNHVADKITFRPENVFDLLKHFDKEGEKFDVIILDPPAFVRSKKAIEGALRGYKEINLRAMRLLNPNGYLLTSSCSHNLSENQFHHVLFQAAADVHRSFQVLQKIMQPLDHPILLTIPETYYLKSVLLQYLEF; from the coding sequence ATGTCTTCTTTTGCGCGGGTCATTTTAAAAAGGGGTGCCGAGAAACGAATTTTAGCGGGGCACGTCTGGATTTTTGAGAGCCTGCTGCTGAAAACAAAGGGCCCCCTTAAAGACGGGGATATTGTGGAGGTTGAGTCCTATCGCGGGGATTTCCTGGGGCGGGGGTATTTTAATCATCACTCCAATATTGTAGTCCGCCTTCTTACCCGAAAGCGTGAACCCATTGATTTTGAGTTTTTTAAAAATCGCATTCACCGTGCCTTTCAACGGCGCCACCCCCTGTTACAAGCAACAAATGCCTACCGTGTAATTTTTTCAGAAGCCGATTTTCTTCCCGGGTTAATTATTGATCGCTACGGGGACATTTTTGTCCTGCAAATTCTCACATTGGGAATAGAACGATTCAGGAACGAAATTGTAGATGTGCTGGTTCAGCTTTTTCAGCCTGCGGGAATTTTCGAGCGCAGCGATGCCAGGCAGCGTACCTTCGAAGGACTTCCTCTGCTCAAACAGGACGTGTGGGGGTCCGTTCCTGAACGGGTGGAATTTTTGGAAAACGGGCTTACTTTTTTTGCGGACGTGCGCGAAGGTCAAAAAACCGGCTTCTTTTTAGATCAACGGGACAACCGCCTGCTTGTACGTCAGATCAGTGCCCGTGCACGGGTTTTGGATTGTTTCAGCTATTCCGGCGGGTTCTCCGTTTCGGCGGCCAAGGGCGGTGCAAGAGAAGTCATTGCCGTAGACATTTCCGAAACCGCTATTGAACAGGCCCGGGAAAACGCACGTCGGAACCATGTGGCGGATAAAATAACCTTTCGCCCGGAAAATGTCTTCGATCTCTTGAAACACTTCGATAAAGAGGGTGAAAAGTTTGATGTGATTATTCTCGATCCGCCGGCTTTTGTAAGGAGCAAAAAGGCCATCGAAGGGGCCCTGCGGGGCTACAAAGAAATTAATCTCAGAGCCATGCGGCTTTTAAATCCAAATGGCTATTTATTGACCTCGTCGTGTTCTCACAATCTCTCGGAAAACCAATTTCATCACGTTCTTTTTCAGGCGGCCGCAGACGTTCACCGCTCGTTTCAGGTGTTACAAAAGATCATGCAGCCTCTGGACCATCCCATCCTGCTGACTATTCCTGAAACGTACTATCTTAAATCCGTTTTGCTGCAATATCTTGAGTTTTAA
- a CDS encoding UDPGP type 1 family protein has product MQDWKTLKESFEKAGQGHVFRFWDDLTEKEQKRFLEQLKKIDLDLINHLVETFIRNPRPRRFDGELEPPQTIPIPKTKAEIARAREAKKIGEEALRSGKVGLILVAGGQGTRLGYPGPKGMFPITPVKNKSLFQWHAEKIRALEKRYGVELPWYIMTSESNDQPTREFFEANNYFGLKASQIVFFVQDMLPAVDKEGRILLDEKGHVFTSPNGHGGTLLALYESGALEDMKRRGVEQLFYFQVDNVLVKIADPIFLGYHIQQNAEMSSKVVPKRDPFEKLGVIGIYNGKLSVVEYSDLSEEDMLARNPDGTLKYNAGSIAIHFFRRDFLEAETEKGFKLPYHVAHKKIPYLDETGRRIEPDAPNGYKFETFIFDALRDTTSSVVMEVVREEEFSPVKNKEGEDSPQTARRDLTDLFGRWLEKAGVKIPRDEFNHVIGAIEISPLFALDEEELIRKIGSRKIVFHEKLYLGDD; this is encoded by the coding sequence ATGCAGGACTGGAAAACACTAAAAGAATCTTTTGAAAAAGCGGGACAGGGGCATGTTTTCCGATTTTGGGACGACTTAACAGAGAAAGAGCAGAAGAGATTTCTTGAACAGCTCAAAAAAATAGATCTGGATTTAATTAATCATCTGGTGGAAACCTTTATCCGTAATCCCAGGCCCCGCCGGTTTGATGGTGAATTGGAACCCCCCCAGACCATTCCGATCCCAAAAACCAAAGCGGAAATTGCCCGGGCCCGGGAAGCGAAAAAAATCGGAGAAGAGGCCCTTCGAAGCGGTAAAGTGGGGCTTATCCTGGTGGCGGGGGGCCAGGGCACGCGGTTGGGTTACCCCGGACCCAAAGGAATGTTTCCGATCACTCCGGTGAAAAATAAATCGCTCTTCCAATGGCATGCCGAAAAAATCAGGGCCCTTGAAAAACGCTACGGTGTGGAACTGCCCTGGTACATCATGACCAGCGAATCCAATGATCAGCCGACACGGGAATTTTTCGAGGCAAATAACTATTTTGGGCTAAAGGCTTCACAGATCGTTTTCTTTGTTCAGGATATGCTGCCCGCCGTGGACAAGGAGGGACGGATTCTTTTGGATGAAAAGGGACACGTGTTTACCAGCCCAAACGGGCACGGGGGGACGCTGCTGGCTCTTTACGAGAGCGGTGCCCTCGAGGATATGAAAAGAAGGGGGGTGGAACAACTCTTCTATTTTCAGGTCGATAATGTGCTGGTAAAAATTGCTGATCCCATTTTCCTGGGGTACCACATTCAACAAAATGCAGAGATGTCCAGTAAGGTCGTTCCAAAACGTGATCCGTTTGAAAAATTGGGGGTTATTGGGATTTACAACGGGAAGCTTTCGGTGGTTGAATACAGTGATCTGTCAGAAGAAGACATGCTGGCGCGGAATCCGGATGGCACGTTGAAATACAATGCCGGAAGCATTGCCATCCACTTTTTTCGCAGGGATTTTCTGGAAGCCGAAACGGAAAAAGGGTTTAAACTCCCGTACCACGTGGCCCATAAAAAGATTCCGTACCTGGATGAAACCGGGCGCCGAATTGAACCGGACGCACCCAACGGCTACAAATTTGAAACGTTTATCTTTGATGCGCTCCGGGATACCACGTCGTCAGTTGTCATGGAGGTTGTGAGAGAAGAGGAATTCAGCCCGGTGAAAAACAAAGAAGGAGAAGATTCTCCGCAAACCGCACGCCGGGATTTGACGGATCTATTCGGCCGGTGGTTGGAAAAGGCCGGCGTAAAAATACCCAGAGACGAATTCAACCATGTCATCGGGGCCATTGAAATCAGCCCCCTTTTTGCCCTGGATGAAGAGGAACTGATCCGGAAAATAGGTTCCCGCAAAATTGTATTTCATGAAAAACTTTATTTGGGAGACGATTAA
- a CDS encoding mechanosensitive ion channel: MLLLLGLNPSNISLEPIVEQIKQALGFLDVTQLFTKLLLYLPNLIAAAIIVLMGYFFYLVARYFILRAFKRSGVGESVSNVIVKTIRLLFMGTALVMALNQMQIKVITLISTLGVAGIALGLAAQQTLSNMIAGIIILIDHPFREGDFVELDGTYGRVEKITMRSTLLRTLDNTKVDLPNHKIIESRIVNHSDYPFLRVRIPFGIAYKEFIPKAQEVVLKSIENMPQILKNPEPEVNVTNIGESSIDMELMIWIDNPAIEIPLGYELRKRIKMVLDEAGIEIPFPHRQIFLEKINLGDLKPDLPKS, encoded by the coding sequence ATGCTTTTGCTTTTGGGCCTAAACCCATCCAACATTTCGCTGGAACCCATCGTTGAACAGATTAAACAGGCGCTGGGGTTTCTGGATGTCACGCAATTGTTTACGAAACTTTTGCTGTATTTGCCCAACTTGATAGCGGCTGCCATTATTGTTTTAATGGGCTACTTCTTTTATCTGGTGGCCCGTTATTTCATTTTGCGGGCTTTTAAACGCTCCGGCGTGGGAGAGAGCGTCTCAAACGTAATCGTTAAAACCATCCGTTTGCTCTTTATGGGAACAGCCCTGGTTATGGCCTTGAATCAAATGCAGATAAAGGTCATTACGCTTATCTCAACCCTTGGGGTTGCCGGCATTGCCCTGGGTCTGGCGGCCCAGCAAACCCTGTCCAACATGATTGCCGGAATTATTATCCTGATTGATCACCCGTTCAGGGAAGGGGATTTTGTTGAACTGGATGGTACGTACGGCCGCGTTGAAAAAATTACCATGCGCTCCACGCTTCTTCGTACGCTGGATAACACAAAAGTGGATTTGCCGAATCACAAGATTATTGAATCGCGCATTGTAAATCACAGCGACTACCCTTTTCTTCGGGTGCGAATTCCGTTTGGAATCGCTTACAAGGAATTCATCCCCAAAGCGCAGGAAGTGGTGCTGAAATCCATTGAAAACATGCCGCAAATTTTGAAAAACCCGGAGCCCGAGGTCAATGTGACCAATATCGGCGAGTCCAGTATTGACATGGAGTTGATGATCTGGATTGACAATCCGGCCATTGAGATTCCGCTGGGATATGAACTTCGGAAACGGATCAAAATGGTTCTGGATGAAGCCGGAATTGAGATTCCTTTTCCACACCGGCAGATTTTTCTGGAAAAGATTAATTTGGGTGATTTAAAGCCCGACCTTCCCAAGTCGTAG